Proteins from a genomic interval of Natronorubrum sediminis:
- a CDS encoding Rieske (2Fe-2S) protein: protein MCGRHKVTDESTIAEPGERVLTEVKGVEIAVFNVDGEYYALANFCPHQSGPLCEGPTQGRVTVDDDLEWGYDDEERHVVCPWHGWIFDVTTGTNIDAEQYAVPTYDVEVDDGVVFIVT from the coding sequence ATGTGTGGGCGTCACAAAGTCACCGACGAATCTACGATCGCCGAACCGGGCGAGCGCGTCCTCACCGAGGTCAAAGGCGTCGAAATCGCCGTATTCAACGTTGACGGCGAGTACTACGCACTCGCGAACTTCTGTCCGCATCAGAGCGGTCCGCTCTGTGAGGGACCGACCCAGGGTCGGGTGACAGTCGACGATGACCTCGAGTGGGGGTACGATGACGAAGAGCGACACGTCGTCTGTCCGTGGCACGGCTGGATCTTCGACGTCACGACGGGAACGAATATCGACGCCGAGCAGTACGCCGTTCCGACGTACGACGTCGAGGTCGACGACGGGGTGGTGTTCATCGTGACCTGA
- a CDS encoding DUF3185 family protein, with protein sequence MKKYRLRLYSVVGLILLALGVIMVFYGHQGIVEYESMSGEFARTFSGDHQDQYERYWWTRTIGVIIAIVGGIDLLSTVQDSE encoded by the coding sequence ATGAAGAAATACCGGCTTCGGTTGTACAGTGTTGTTGGGCTGATATTGCTTGCCCTCGGAGTTATTATGGTGTTTTATGGCCACCAAGGTATTGTGGAATATGAGTCGATGTCTGGTGAATTTGCTCGGACATTTTCGGGTGACCACCAAGACCAGTATGAGCGGTACTGGTGGACACGTACTATTGGCGTAATCATCGCTATTGTTGGTGGTATTGACCTCCTTAGTACCGTTCAGGATTCAGAGTAA
- a CDS encoding ATP-binding protein: MKSPIRVLYIDGDPQFADLTATRLERADERIEVITESNTADAIELLAAEGPKIDCLITEYELPGMDSSALLKLVRRERDELPIILFTDLDDEELTIDAVTTGITEYLSKTGSDHHDVLADRIIDAVEWYRKTPVGDRSDPQVQELADRSNDVLWMYSADWNDLLFVNAAVEPIFGTTPEQLHTAPTRFLDAVHPEDRKRVKTVMDTLSAGEPAEFEYRINEAEDYPRWVWVQAEPIFDQNGAVDRIVGITRNITAHKERERTLHALNEVAVDLNGCDSAEAIYDRTIAASESLLQFDLSVIDIEEDGYLTKAAISEDIVPMNTTTMSIEEGIAGKTYRTGTSLLIDDIDVYPDANPQGPFRSAISIPIGNHGVFQAVAEEPAAFDAVDLELAELLTSHAASALERLERERRLRHQNERLEEFTRIVSHDLRNPMNVLGGSLAYARENCECECESTHLATAAEELARMETIVEDTLVLAREGQLVDEMKAVHLQLIARTCWGNLETASATLVVADDATIRADRDRLHHVFENLYRNAVEYGGPEVTVRVGGLDGGFYVADDGPGIPANDRERVFDPEYTETNSSGFGLAIVHQVADAHGWTVEATESTAGGARFEFSGVETID; the protein is encoded by the coding sequence ATGAAATCCCCGATCCGCGTGCTCTACATCGATGGCGATCCCCAGTTCGCGGATCTCACCGCCACCCGTCTCGAACGTGCAGACGAGCGCATCGAGGTCATCACCGAATCCAACACAGCTGACGCCATTGAGTTACTCGCCGCGGAGGGCCCCAAGATCGACTGCCTCATCACCGAGTACGAGCTGCCGGGGATGGACAGCTCGGCCCTCCTAAAACTGGTCCGCCGAGAGCGGGACGAACTGCCAATTATTCTATTCACTGATCTGGACGACGAGGAACTCACCATCGATGCTGTCACTACCGGCATCACCGAGTACTTGTCAAAGACAGGTTCCGACCACCACGATGTGTTGGCCGACCGGATCATTGATGCAGTCGAATGGTACCGAAAGACCCCCGTGGGCGACCGGAGCGATCCACAGGTGCAGGAGTTAGCCGACAGATCAAACGATGTACTCTGGATGTATTCCGCCGACTGGAACGACCTGCTGTTCGTCAACGCCGCCGTCGAACCGATCTTCGGCACGACGCCTGAGCAGCTCCATACGGCTCCCACGCGATTCCTCGACGCCGTCCATCCAGAGGATCGAAAGCGAGTCAAAACCGTCATGGATACCCTTTCGGCAGGCGAGCCGGCGGAGTTCGAGTACAGGATCAACGAAGCCGAAGATTATCCACGCTGGGTCTGGGTGCAAGCTGAGCCGATCTTCGACCAGAACGGGGCTGTCGATCGAATCGTCGGCATCACGCGCAACATCACCGCTCACAAAGAGCGAGAACGGACCCTCCATGCCCTCAACGAGGTGGCCGTCGATCTCAACGGGTGCGACTCGGCCGAAGCCATCTACGATCGCACTATCGCCGCCAGCGAAAGCCTCCTGCAGTTCGATCTGAGCGTAATCGATATCGAGGAGGACGGCTACTTGACCAAGGCGGCGATCTCCGAGGACATTGTTCCGATGAACACGACGACGATGTCCATCGAGGAAGGGATCGCGGGCAAAACCTACCGGACAGGGACATCGCTACTGATCGATGACATCGACGTGTATCCCGACGCGAACCCCCAGGGACCGTTTCGGTCGGCGATCAGCATCCCAATCGGAAACCACGGTGTCTTCCAAGCGGTCGCCGAGGAGCCGGCCGCCTTTGACGCGGTCGATCTCGAACTCGCGGAGTTGTTGACCAGCCACGCAGCCAGCGCACTCGAACGGCTCGAGCGAGAACGCCGGCTACGCCACCAGAACGAACGCCTAGAGGAGTTCACCCGTATCGTGTCGCACGATTTGCGCAATCCGATGAACGTGCTCGGCGGTTCGCTCGCCTACGCCCGTGAGAACTGTGAGTGCGAGTGCGAATCGACCCACTTGGCGACGGCTGCAGAGGAACTGGCGCGGATGGAGACGATCGTCGAGGACACGCTCGTGCTCGCTCGAGAAGGGCAGCTTGTCGACGAGATGAAAGCGGTGCACCTGCAACTGATTGCTAGAACCTGCTGGGGAAATTTGGAGACTGCCTCCGCCACGCTCGTCGTCGCCGATGATGCGACGATCCGGGCCGATCGAGATCGGTTACACCATGTCTTCGAGAATCTGTATCGAAACGCCGTCGAATACGGGGGGCCCGAGGTGACGGTTCGCGTGGGCGGACTCGACGGCGGTTTCTACGTCGCAGACGACGGGCCCGGCATTCCCGCCAACGACCGCGAGCGGGTGTTCGATCCGGAGTACACGGAGACCAACAGCTCTGGCTTCGGACTAGCGATCGTTCACCAGGTGGCCGACGCCCACGGGTGGACAGTTGAGGCAACCGAGAGCACGGCAGGCGGCGCGCGGTTCGAGTTTTCCGGCGTTGAGACTATTGACTGA